In the Dioscorea cayenensis subsp. rotundata cultivar TDr96_F1 chromosome 12, TDr96_F1_v2_PseudoChromosome.rev07_lg8_w22 25.fasta, whole genome shotgun sequence genome, one interval contains:
- the LOC120272969 gene encoding 60S ribosomal protein L10a has product MSKLQSDVLREAITQVVGDAKTKKRNFTETIELQIGLKNYDPQKDKRFSGSVKLPHIPRPKMKVCMLGDAQHVEEAEKIGLDYMDVEALKKMNKNKKLVKKLAKKYHAFLASEAIIKQIPRLLGPGLNKAGKFPTLVTHQESLEAKVNETKAMVKFQLKKVLCMGVAVGNCSMEDKQIFQNVQLSVNFLVSLLKKNWQNVRCLYLKSTMGKPVRVF; this is encoded by the exons ATGAG TAAGCTCCAGAGTGATGTGTTGAGAGAGGCTATCACTCAGGTGGTCGGAGACGCGAAGACAAAGAAGAGGAATTTTACGGAGACAATTGAGCTCCAGATTGGGCTGAAAAACTATGACCCTCAGAAGGATAAGCGTTTCAGTGGCTCTGTGAAGCTGCCACACATTCCCCGCCCAAAGATGAAAGTTTGCATGCTCGGTGATGCTCAGCATGTAGAAGAG GCGGAGAAAATTGGGCTAGACTATATGGATGTTGAAGCGCTTAAGAAgatgaacaagaacaagaagcttGTGAAGAAGCTGGCCAAGAAGTATCATGCCTTTTTAGCATCGGAAGCTATTATCAAGCAAATTCCCCGTCTTTTGGGTCCCGGTCTCAACAAGGCAG GTAAGTTTCCGACACTGGTGACTCATCAGGAATCACTAGAAGCCAAAGTGAACGAGACAAAAGCAATGGTGAAATTTCAATTGAAGAAGGTTCTGTGCATGGGTGTTGCCGTGGGAAATTGTTCAATGGAGGATAAGCAAATTTTCCAGAATGTGCAGCTCAGTGTCAACTTCTTGGTTTCTCTGTTGAAGAAGAACTGGCAGAAT GTTCGATGCTTGTACTTGAAGAGCACGATGGGGAAGCCCGTGCGTGTCTTCTAA